In one window of Methanosarcina vacuolata Z-761 DNA:
- a CDS encoding ABC transporter ATP-binding protein — protein MAASKKEKPIIEVKHLSKQYNIGVDGTYKTFCDSFTSAVRHPLKMLKESHKPNDTFWALNDVNFEIEQGEIVGIIGRNGAGKSTLLKILSRITYPTEGEIILRGRVGSLLEVGTGFHPELTGRENIYFNGAILGMKKREIDEKFEEIVKFSGVEKFLDTPVKRYSSGMQVRLAFSVAANLDPEILLVDEILAVGDAEFQKKCLGKMEDVAKKGKTVLFVSHNLDAITTLCNRVILLNGGRNVADGTPTEMVSLYMLKESPKKLDVDYNKKNIGDKFTKLLRVRIIKKDRTTSNTIVVNENFGIETTYQILEEGYKPSANFLISTQAGTKVFQSLETKTEGIFTKGKYRSIAWIPANLLNNETYILNIALTTHNPVYIHCQTEILFSVQDDLNAITRGDYKLQMHGVIRPYLFWETEKIDVEEL, from the coding sequence ATGGCGGCGTCAAAAAAGGAAAAACCGATAATAGAGGTAAAGCATCTCTCAAAGCAGTATAACATTGGTGTGGATGGAACATACAAGACATTTTGTGACAGCTTTACTTCCGCTGTGAGGCACCCGCTAAAGATGCTGAAGGAAAGTCACAAGCCGAATGATACATTCTGGGCACTCAATGATGTGAACTTCGAAATTGAACAAGGAGAAATAGTTGGCATCATTGGTAGAAATGGTGCGGGGAAAAGTACTCTTCTTAAGATTCTTTCCCGCATAACATATCCTACAGAGGGTGAGATTATCCTGAGAGGTCGTGTGGGAAGTCTCCTTGAAGTAGGAACTGGTTTTCATCCTGAGCTTACAGGACGAGAGAATATTTACTTTAATGGAGCTATCCTCGGAATGAAGAAGAGAGAGATAGACGAGAAGTTTGAAGAGATAGTAAAGTTTTCAGGCGTCGAGAAATTTCTAGACACACCCGTAAAACGATATTCAAGCGGAATGCAGGTTCGGCTTGCCTTTTCGGTTGCAGCAAATCTTGATCCTGAGATCTTGCTCGTGGATGAGATACTCGCGGTGGGAGATGCAGAATTTCAGAAAAAATGTCTTGGAAAAATGGAGGATGTAGCAAAAAAAGGAAAGACGGTGCTGTTTGTGAGTCATAATCTGGATGCAATCACTACTCTTTGCAATCGAGTTATTTTATTGAATGGAGGAAGAAATGTTGCAGATGGAACCCCTACCGAAATGGTATCTTTATACATGCTTAAAGAATCACCAAAAAAATTAGATGTAGATTATAATAAAAAAAATATCGGGGATAAATTTACGAAACTTTTGAGAGTAAGAATTATAAAAAAAGATCGTACAACTTCTAATACTATAGTAGTGAATGAAAATTTTGGGATAGAAACAACTTACCAAATATTGGAAGAAGGTTATAAACCTTCAGCAAATTTTCTGATAAGTACTCAAGCAGGAACTAAAGTTTTCCAATCCCTAGAAACTAAAACTGAGGGTATTTTTACAAAAGGAAAATATAGATCAATTGCGTGGATTCCAGCTAATTTGCTAAACAATGAAACTTATATTCTTAATATTGCACTCACAACACACAATCCTGTGTATATCCATTGCCAAACAGAAATTTTATTTAGTGTCCAAGATGATTTGAATGCTATAACAAGAGGCGATTATAAACTTCAAATGCACGGCGTTATAAGACCATACCTTTTTTGGGAGACTGAAAAAATTGACGTTGAAGAATTATGA
- a CDS encoding ABC transporter permease — translation MTENITDYELVIRPKYGFLDINWQELKEYRELLFFLALRELKIRYKQTIMGASWALLQPFFTMIVFTLIFGRLAKMPSEGIPYPIFSYSGLLLWTYFSNALSQSSNSLVTNANLLSKVYMPRIFIPTAPCLAGIVDYTIALSILALMMLYYRFVPNITIVLLPVIVLMTFLLASGIGYWLSSICVKYRDVIFVLPFFIQLLMFLSPVIYPANIAGKNLQFLLYLNPLTGIINAHRACILGYTSVDFVGLGISAVLTIVIFVSGILYLKHTEKYFADLV, via the coding sequence ATGACTGAAAATATAACTGACTACGAATTGGTGATCCGCCCAAAATACGGGTTTCTTGATATAAACTGGCAGGAATTGAAAGAGTACAGGGAACTTCTCTTCTTTCTCGCTTTAAGAGAACTCAAGATCAGATACAAGCAAACAATCATGGGGGCATCGTGGGCTTTATTGCAACCGTTCTTTACCATGATAGTTTTTACACTTATTTTCGGCAGGCTTGCAAAGATGCCATCTGAAGGAATTCCATATCCTATATTTTCATACTCAGGTCTTCTTCTCTGGACTTATTTTTCTAATGCCCTTTCCCAATCCAGTAACAGTCTAGTTACTAATGCCAATCTTCTGTCAAAGGTTTATATGCCAAGGATATTCATTCCAACGGCTCCATGTCTTGCAGGCATTGTTGATTACACTATTGCTCTGAGCATCCTTGCGTTAATGATGCTCTACTATAGGTTTGTTCCAAATATTACAATAGTCCTGCTACCGGTAATTGTGCTAATGACATTCTTGCTTGCCTCAGGCATAGGTTACTGGCTCTCATCTATTTGTGTCAAATACAGGGATGTGATTTTTGTCCTTCCTTTCTTTATACAATTGCTTATGTTTTTGTCCCCGGTAATATACCCTGCTAATATTGCAGGAAAAAATTTGCAATTTCTGCTCTATCTGAATCCTCTAACAGGGATAATAAACGCACACCGTGCATGTATACTTGGATACACTTCAGTGGACTTTGTCGGCCTGGGGATCTCGGCGGTTCTGACGATCGTTATCTTTGTCAGCGGAATACTCTACCTCAAGCATACAGAAAAATACTTTGCGGATCTGGTCTGA
- the fcl gene encoding GDP-L-fucose synthase, with protein MEKGSKIYVAGHRGLVGSALKRKLESRGYTNLIFRTHKELDLTNQQAVNEFFEQEKPEYVFLAAAKVGGILANSTYPAEFIYENLMIESNIIHSAYKYEVKKLLFLGSSCIYPKLAPQPLKEEYLLTGPLEETNEAYAIAKIAGIRLCKHYNEQYGTNFISVMPTNLYGPNDNFDLETSHVMPALIRKFHEAKVNNEPEVVVWGTGKPLREFMYVDDMADACVYLMENYNFSEVGEFVNIGVGEDITINELVKLIKEIIGFDGEINYDASKPDGTPRKLMDVSRLNGLGWKAKILLEDGIKKTYEWYQDQIR; from the coding sequence ATGGAAAAAGGATCAAAAATTTACGTAGCCGGACATCGGGGCCTTGTAGGTTCAGCCCTCAAAAGAAAACTTGAATCAAGAGGCTACACCAACCTTATTTTCCGTACCCACAAAGAACTTGACCTTACAAACCAGCAAGCTGTAAATGAATTTTTTGAACAGGAAAAGCCTGAGTATGTATTTTTAGCCGCAGCAAAAGTGGGTGGAATTCTTGCCAATAGTACCTACCCCGCTGAATTTATCTACGAAAACCTGATGATCGAATCAAATATTATCCACTCCGCCTACAAATATGAAGTGAAAAAACTGCTTTTCCTTGGCTCTTCCTGTATTTATCCAAAACTCGCTCCTCAGCCTCTCAAAGAAGAATATCTATTGACTGGCCCCCTTGAAGAGACAAATGAAGCCTATGCAATCGCAAAGATTGCAGGCATAAGGCTCTGCAAACATTACAACGAGCAGTATGGGACAAACTTCATTTCAGTTATGCCTACCAACCTATACGGACCTAATGATAATTTTGATCTTGAAACTTCCCATGTAATGCCTGCACTTATCAGGAAATTCCATGAGGCAAAGGTAAATAATGAGCCTGAAGTTGTTGTATGGGGTACAGGCAAGCCTCTCAGGGAGTTCATGTATGTGGATGATATGGCTGATGCTTGTGTGTATTTGATGGAAAATTATAATTTTTCTGAGGTAGGAGAGTTTGTAAATATAGGAGTTGGAGAGGATATTACAATCAATGAACTTGTAAAATTAATAAAGGAAATTATAGGGTTTGATGGAGAGATTAATTATGATGCTTCAAAGCCTGATGGGACTCCAAGAAAGTTAATGGATGTTTCGAGGTTGAATGGATTGGGATGGAAAGCCAAAATTTTACTTGAAGATGGAATTAAAAAAACTTATGAATGGTATCAAGATCAAATAAGGTGA
- the gmd gene encoding GDP-mannose 4,6-dehydratase, which translates to MSKVALITGITGQDGAYLAEFLLEKGYIVHGIKRRSSSFNTARIDHLYKDPHERNVNFFMHYGDLTDSTNLIRIVQEVQPDEIYNLAAQSHVQVSFETPEYTANSDAIGTLRLLEAIRILGLEKKTKFYQASTSELYGKVQEIPQKETTPFYPRSPYAAAKLYAYWITINYREAYGIFACNGILFNHESPIRGETFVTRKITMAATKIKYGMQDRLYLGNLDSKRDWGFAKDYIEAMWLMLQQEEPEDYVIATGETYSVRKFTELAFKELGIDIVWQGKGEEEVGIDALTNKVLVEVDPEYYRPTEVDILIGDPSKAKRKLGWEPKVRLEELVKMMVKSDEDEVLKNYPAEKLASSQETEEDSVESELDIRSL; encoded by the coding sequence TTGTCCAAAGTTGCATTAATAACTGGAATTACAGGTCAGGATGGTGCTTATCTTGCCGAATTTTTACTTGAAAAGGGATACATTGTACATGGAATCAAGCGGCGATCTTCTTCTTTTAACACGGCAAGAATTGATCATCTTTACAAAGATCCCCATGAGAGAAATGTTAATTTTTTCATGCATTATGGGGATTTGACAGATTCTACCAATTTGATTCGCATTGTTCAGGAAGTTCAGCCTGATGAAATATACAATCTTGCAGCCCAGAGCCACGTTCAGGTATCTTTCGAAACTCCAGAATATACAGCAAATTCTGATGCCATAGGAACTCTCAGACTACTGGAGGCTATCCGCATCCTGGGCCTTGAAAAGAAAACGAAGTTTTATCAGGCTTCGACCAGTGAACTCTACGGAAAGGTTCAGGAGATCCCCCAGAAAGAAACAACTCCTTTTTACCCAAGAAGCCCTTATGCAGCAGCCAAACTGTACGCATACTGGATTACAATTAACTATAGAGAAGCCTATGGTATTTTTGCATGTAATGGCATTTTGTTCAACCATGAATCTCCAATTCGTGGCGAAACTTTTGTGACAAGAAAAATCACAATGGCGGCTACAAAGATAAAATATGGCATGCAGGATAGGCTTTACCTTGGAAACCTTGATTCAAAAAGAGATTGGGGCTTTGCAAAAGACTATATAGAAGCCATGTGGCTGATGCTCCAGCAAGAAGAGCCAGAAGATTACGTTATAGCAACAGGCGAAACTTACTCAGTCCGGAAATTTACTGAACTGGCATTCAAAGAACTCGGAATCGATATAGTATGGCAGGGAAAAGGAGAAGAAGAAGTTGGAATCGATGCCCTTACAAATAAAGTCTTAGTTGAAGTAGATCCTGAGTATTATAGACCCACTGAAGTAGATATTTTGATTGGCGATCCATCAAAAGCAAAAAGGAAACTTGGCTGGGAACCAAAAGTCAGACTGGAAGAACTGGTAAAGATGATGGTGAAGTCTGATGAAGATGAAGTCCTGAAAAATTATCCTGCAGAGAAATTAGCTTCCAGTCAGGAAACTGAGGAAGATTCAGTAGAATCGGAATTAGATATCAGGAGTTTGTAA
- a CDS encoding DUF4139 domain-containing protein gives MKIKKSYIWLILASGLILTASAAFVYPDFTFRPGFAENTAQADMSETAVNGIESSSSIVTRVQVSNPLAILTAGAQATDSGTEVTVYNNNLALVKEKRELDLDSGVNRVEYKDVAALIDPTSVMFEDTKNKNTVVLEQNYEYDLVSNQELLETFLDKEITVTEKEGGTYTGVLMSYDDNKGLVLKLSDGKVVTLSEVSKVEFPDSAGLLTKPTLIWQVYSPAAGKRNVLTSYLTNGMSWKANYIVKTSADDKKADIQGWVTVNNEAGTTYENAKLKLVAGEVNRVTVPQETPARKATAEGDVVYETAEESFVEESFFEYHLYTLQRPATLRNNQVKQLSLLSVNSVPVEKEMVFDVSKSSDVQVALSFNNSKEKGLGMPLPAGVLRVYKTDSEGQLQFLGEDSIKHTPKDEEIKVVVGNAFDVTGKRTQTNYNKISSNVWKESYETEIKNHKSESQKVKIVENFYGDWEITTTSDPYEKKDAYTAEWEITVPADGSKKVTYTVERSY, from the coding sequence ATGAAAATAAAGAAAAGTTATATCTGGCTTATTCTGGCATCAGGCTTGATTTTGACCGCATCTGCAGCTTTTGTGTATCCTGATTTTACCTTCCGTCCCGGTTTTGCGGAAAATACGGCTCAAGCAGATATGTCTGAAACTGCAGTTAACGGAATAGAATCCAGTTCAAGCATAGTTACCAGAGTACAGGTTTCAAACCCATTGGCGATCCTCACAGCAGGTGCTCAGGCAACTGATTCGGGTACTGAGGTTACTGTTTACAATAATAACCTTGCCCTTGTAAAAGAAAAAAGGGAACTCGATCTTGATTCCGGAGTGAACAGGGTTGAATATAAGGATGTTGCTGCTCTTATTGATCCGACATCAGTAATGTTTGAGGATACGAAAAATAAGAATACTGTCGTACTGGAGCAGAACTATGAGTACGATCTCGTGAGCAACCAGGAGCTTCTGGAGACATTTCTGGATAAAGAAATAACTGTAACCGAAAAAGAAGGAGGTACATACACAGGAGTTCTCATGAGCTATGATGACAATAAGGGATTGGTGCTCAAGTTAAGTGACGGGAAAGTTGTAACCCTTTCCGAAGTTTCGAAAGTGGAGTTTCCTGACTCTGCCGGGCTGCTTACAAAGCCTACCCTTATCTGGCAGGTCTACTCGCCTGCCGCAGGAAAGAGAAACGTCCTCACTTCCTATCTTACAAATGGGATGAGCTGGAAAGCAAACTACATCGTAAAGACCAGTGCGGATGATAAGAAGGCCGATATCCAGGGTTGGGTTACTGTTAATAATGAAGCAGGAACAACCTATGAAAATGCCAAACTTAAACTGGTTGCAGGGGAAGTTAACCGCGTAACTGTGCCACAGGAAACGCCTGCGAGAAAGGCAACTGCAGAAGGGGATGTTGTATATGAAACAGCCGAGGAAAGCTTTGTTGAGGAATCCTTCTTTGAGTATCACCTCTATACTCTTCAAAGGCCGGCTACTCTCAGGAATAATCAGGTAAAGCAACTCTCTCTGCTCTCTGTTAATTCCGTGCCTGTAGAAAAGGAAATGGTTTTTGACGTCTCAAAAAGCAGTGATGTCCAGGTCGCCCTGAGCTTCAACAATTCAAAAGAAAAAGGTCTTGGAATGCCTCTTCCTGCCGGTGTTCTAAGAGTATACAAAACTGACTCCGAAGGTCAGCTTCAGTTCCTCGGGGAAGACAGCATAAAGCATACCCCAAAAGATGAAGAGATAAAAGTTGTTGTCGGAAACGCTTTTGATGTAACAGGAAAAAGAACCCAGACAAATTACAATAAAATCAGCTCGAATGTCTGGAAAGAAAGTTACGAAACCGAAATCAAAAACCACAAATCTGAGTCCCAGAAAGTAAAAATCGTAGAAAACTTCTACGGCGACTGGGAAATCACAACTACCTCTGACCCATACGAGAAAAAAGATGCCTATACTGCAGAATGGGAAATAACCGTACCCGCAGACGGCTCAAAGAAAGTTACCTACACTGTGGAACGCAGTTACTAA
- a CDS encoding PGF-pre-PGF domain-containing protein translates to MNLIKAFRNKSRIELSGLISGFALIILFAWIILPASAAGIEANREISAEKVNSGENFAVTVHIITDQDIEALTLDENLPEGWQVSQWENNGAMFQETSTFKASTLEWIWVENLSAGEEKTVVYNVTVPSDSEPGNFTLSGRISAYSVPAVSVSGFSEIMVISSPEANFSATPLLGPAPLIVQFTDLSNFNPDSWEWDFDGNGNIDSNEKNPAYTYENPGTYTVILKAANSTYENNTYGNNTYGNNTYENNTYGNNTYENNTYGNSTRKKAGYITVTEKSSNSGENVGSEESRGGSSGGGGGSGGGAGSPESTKNVELKEISNEQVFKGTHTCFTFKGEANEIVSVEFDPKRSFGKTTAIAEMLKNTSSIVKEPAPGTVYRNINLWVGNSGFSNQENFENARINFRVSRTWIIKQKVSEDAITLYRYSEGAWNPLPTTLSREDEVYFYFTAETPGFSPFAIAGSEKRIQSVEILSPITGKNQTLNEEKTSEEDKQGIPASDIKKEEAKSSPGFELDFVVVELLVLYGLFNKKR, encoded by the coding sequence ATGAATCTCATCAAAGCCTTCAGGAATAAAAGCCGTATTGAACTCTCAGGCCTTATTTCAGGCTTCGCTCTGATTATTCTATTTGCCTGGATAATTCTCCCTGCCTCAGCCGCAGGGATAGAAGCAAACAGGGAGATTTCTGCCGAAAAAGTTAATTCAGGCGAAAATTTTGCGGTAACCGTACATATAATTACAGATCAGGATATTGAAGCCCTGACGCTCGATGAAAATCTCCCTGAAGGGTGGCAGGTAAGCCAGTGGGAAAATAATGGGGCTATGTTCCAGGAAACCAGTACATTCAAAGCATCCACTCTGGAATGGATATGGGTTGAGAACCTTTCAGCAGGGGAAGAAAAGACAGTTGTATATAATGTGACCGTGCCTTCGGATTCCGAGCCTGGAAACTTTACACTTTCTGGCAGGATTTCTGCTTATTCTGTTCCTGCTGTCTCCGTGAGCGGATTTTCAGAAATAATGGTTATTTCTTCGCCCGAAGCCAACTTTTCCGCAACTCCCCTCCTTGGGCCTGCACCTCTGATTGTCCAGTTCACGGATTTATCTAACTTCAATCCTGATTCCTGGGAGTGGGACTTTGACGGAAACGGGAACATTGACTCAAACGAAAAGAACCCGGCTTACACGTATGAGAATCCCGGAACCTACACTGTTATATTAAAGGCAGCTAACAGTACATATGAAAATAATACGTACGGAAATAACACCTACGGAAATAATACGTACGAAAATAACACCTACGGAAATAATACGTACGAAAATAACACCTACGGAAATAGTACCCGGAAAAAAGCGGGATATATAACTGTGACCGAAAAATCTTCAAATTCTGGAGAAAACGTAGGAAGTGAAGAAAGTCGCGGGGGAAGTAGTGGAGGAGGTGGAGGAAGTGGGGGAGGCGCAGGTTCTCCAGAATCAACCAAGAATGTCGAGCTGAAGGAAATTTCAAATGAACAGGTTTTCAAAGGCACTCATACATGTTTTACTTTTAAAGGCGAGGCAAATGAAATAGTCAGTGTGGAATTCGATCCGAAAAGGAGTTTCGGAAAAACAACCGCTATTGCAGAAATGCTAAAAAATACATCTTCAATTGTTAAGGAACCTGCCCCCGGAACCGTCTACAGGAATATAAATCTCTGGGTTGGGAATAGCGGCTTTTCAAACCAGGAAAATTTTGAAAATGCCCGAATAAATTTCAGGGTTAGCAGGACCTGGATTATCAAACAGAAAGTCAGCGAAGATGCCATAACCCTGTACCGCTACAGTGAAGGAGCATGGAATCCGCTTCCTACAACCCTCAGCAGAGAAGATGAAGTTTACTTTTACTTTACCGCAGAAACTCCAGGCTTTTCTCCCTTTGCAATCGCGGGCAGCGAAAAGAGAATTCAGTCGGTTGAAATTCTTTCGCCCATAACCGGAAAAAATCAGACCCTGAACGAGGAGAAAACATCTGAAGAGGATAAACAGGGAATTCCTGCTTCAGATATTAAAAAAGAAGAGGCAAAGAGTTCTCCAGGATTTGAATTGGACTTTGTAGTAGTTGAATTACTGGTTTTGTATGGCTTATTTAATAAAAAGAGATAA
- a CDS encoding nucleotidyltransferase domain-containing protein — protein MLKTRLRDFLVTKDNWLFAVSDYFRRDGIRATLRYVPDENGERELNGIRYKKYDFGPAFEFMRKHKPEWVQDVHVVPESEVKQVLRPADAIPRLVNSDSRVRAIVKTLDLAGIPRTSMGVTGSMLAGLQNESSDIDFVVYGPVWFRARDAITSAKQQEGPIEEINEEMWKRIYNKRIPEISFDEFMLHESRKGNRGMVEGTYFDLLFVREWDQIKEPLLRGKDTVKMKIEARVTNADFAFDSPAYYKVEHDEIDHVLSYTHTYAGQALPGELIEARGIVEEVGDLKRLVVGTSREPKGEWIKSLTWLEKCGYH, from the coding sequence CGCCTGAGGGATTTTCTTGTCACGAAAGATAACTGGCTTTTTGCGGTTTCCGACTATTTCCGTAGGGATGGAATCCGCGCCACACTCCGTTACGTGCCCGATGAGAACGGAGAAAGGGAGTTAAACGGAATACGATACAAAAAATATGATTTTGGTCCGGCTTTTGAGTTCATGAGGAAGCACAAGCCTGAATGGGTGCAGGATGTTCATGTGGTGCCTGAATCTGAGGTAAAACAGGTGCTTCGTCCTGCAGATGCAATTCCCAGGCTTGTAAATTCTGACAGCCGCGTAAGGGCAATCGTAAAGACCCTTGACCTGGCAGGCATTCCCAGGACAAGCATGGGAGTTACGGGTTCGATGCTTGCAGGCCTCCAGAATGAGAGCTCAGATATTGACTTTGTTGTGTACGGCCCTGTATGGTTCAGGGCAAGGGATGCAATAACTTCTGCAAAACAACAGGAAGGTCCCATTGAAGAAATCAATGAAGAAATGTGGAAGAGGATCTACAATAAGAGGATTCCCGAGATCTCATTTGACGAATTCATGCTGCATGAATCGAGAAAAGGCAACCGAGGCATGGTCGAAGGCACTTATTTTGACCTTCTTTTTGTAAGGGAATGGGACCAGATAAAAGAGCCTCTTCTACGCGGGAAGGATACTGTCAAAATGAAAATCGAAGCCAGAGTTACAAATGCTGACTTTGCTTTTGACAGTCCTGCTTATTACAAGGTCGAACACGATGAGATCGACCATGTACTCTCGTATACCCACACCTATGCAGGCCAGGCGCTCCCCGGAGAGTTAATAGAAGCTCGCGGCATCGTTGAAGAAGTCGGAGATCTCAAGCGGCTTGTGGTAGGCACTTCAAGGGAGCCAAAAGGAGAGTGGATAAAGTCTCTTACCTGGCTTGAGAAGTGCGGATATCACTGA